One region of Malania oleifera isolate guangnan ecotype guangnan chromosome 6, ASM2987363v1, whole genome shotgun sequence genomic DNA includes:
- the LOC131157678 gene encoding uncharacterized protein LOC131157678 → MASLTPGILLKLLQSMNSNTRVAGEHRSALLQVIGIVPALSGPYDLWPNHGFYVQLSDSLNSTYVSLSDRDTDLILANRLQLGQFAYVDRFEFDSPVPRVCGIRPIPGRHPFVGSPEPLIARISASRREFVIQPVSDSDHSSLDPIAAYLSNAKKFEEAARSEVKEVQSEKGKSRQVLAPRDNVTVVGNLGNLDETKVSDRPQRFSSPAARKSQRSVSVGKKNGGVVERDPSPSGKAKRSASPVPSKCVVPSLVAARDENRKTSREPAIIVPSRYRQPSPSGRRQASPNARRASLSPGRRLSGGIKFSPAVSDSASKKKKANICAGISKISEALVGSSKASRKSWDEQPAKSAPAEQKEKGASKSKPDLQAILRTQAAMSRRLSDVNGRQPSLDDPSMNEDMKHNSIDGLVSENPTYVFPGITVHDKKWTDGSVPLDAVSADLARIGKEAMQRRVLASAAAAAALEEAAATESILRSLSMFSDLCSTSTAENPLPTIDRFLSVYDDVMRSKVNVEAIVAKHCSSAPQDRISTEQSKSISIWVEAALATDLDIVSLLTNQNAEPPSTLPRSASKRQSVNAPSKDSLKVFSLSSLDPNVGEWTMGHGMKDTMELAMNLQAEMQMWFLRFIELSLDAGFQVLQERTADRSGKSPLKCGPIAAVLSQLKRVNDWLDLPAPKRDEQLTEKIERLKRKMYGFVIQRVGTTFENSMSLASF, encoded by the exons atggcGTCTCTCACTCCAGGGATCCTCCTGAAGCTCCTCCAGTCGATGAACTCCAACACCCGAGTGGCCGGCGAGCACCGGTCGGCCCTCCTGCAGGTGATCGGCATCGTGCCCGCCCTCTCCGGCCCCTACGACCTCTGGCCCAACCACGGCTTCTACGTTCAGCTCTCCGACTCCCTCAACTCCACCTACGTCTCCCTCTCCGACCGCGACACCGACCTCATCCTCGCCAATCGCCTCCAGCTCGGCCAGTTTGCCTATGTCGATCGCTTCGAGTTCGATTCCCCCGTCCCACGCGTTTGCGGGATCCGCCCGATCCCCGGCCGCCACCCGTTTGTTGGAAGTCCTGAACCACTTATCGCACGCATTTCTGCTTCCAGGCGCGAATTCGTAATTCAACCCGTCTCGGATTCGGACCACTCGTCGCTGGACCCAATTGCTGCTTATTTGTCCAATGCGAAGAAATTTGAAGAAGCTGCTCGATCCGAGGTTAAGGAGGTGCAAAGTGAAAAGGGTAAATCAAGGCAGGTTCTTGCGCCTCGGGACAATGTGACGGTTGTTGGTAATTTGGGGAATTTGGATGAAACGAAGGTTTCAGATAGGCCTCAGCGATTTTCGTCTCCTGCGGCTCGGAAGTCTCAGAGATCAGTGTCGGTTGGGAAGAAGAATGGGGGTGTTGTGGAGAGGGATCCTTCGCCGTCAGGGAAAGCAAAGAGGTCAGCGTCGCCTGTGCCGTCAAAATGTGTGGTTCCGAGCTTGGTTGCAGCTCGGGACGAGAATCGGAAGACGTCAAGGGAGCCTGCTATCATAGTCCCGTCTAGGTATAGACAGCCATCGCCGAGTGGGAGGCGACAGGCTTCGCCAAATGCAAGAAGGGCTTCTCTTTCTCCCGGGAGAAGGTTGTCAGGTGGCATTAAGTTTTCCCCTGCTGTTTCAGATTCTGCCAGTAAGAAGAAGAAGGCAAACATTTGTGCAGGAATTTCAAAGATTTCGGAAGCACTTGTTGGCTCTTCAAAGGCAAGTCGGAAGAGCTGGGATGAACAGCCAGCGAAGTCAGCCCCTGCAGAACAAAAAGAGAAGGGTGCCTCCAAAAGTAAACCCGATCTGCAAGCGATTCTACGGACACAG GCTGCTATGTCTAGGCGTCTAAGTGATGTAAATGGTCGACAACCTAGTCTGGATGATCCATCAATGAATGAGGACATGAAACACAACTCCATCGATGGGTTGGTGTCTGAGAATCCAACCTATGTGTTTCCAGGAATTACAGTTCATGACAAGAAGTGGACAGATGGCAGTGTTCCGTTGGATGCCGTGTCTGCAGATCTTGCAAGGATTGGGAAG GAGGCTATGCAGAGACGGGTTCTCGCTTCTGCAGCTGCTGCTGCAGCTTTAGAAGAAGCTGCTGCTACTGAGTCTATCCTGAGAAGTTTGAG CATGTTTTCTGATCTCTGTTCTACATCCACGGCTGAAAATCCGTTACCCACCATAGACCGATTTCTATCAGTTTATGATGATGTCATGAGATCAAAAGTGAATGTTGAAGCAATTGTGGCTAAACACTGCTCTAGTGCACCTCAGGATAGAATCTCAACTGAGCAATCAAAATCCATTTCTATTTGGGTTGAAGCAGCTTTGGCAACTGATCTTGACATAGTCTCCCTCCTAACCAACCAGAATGCTGAGCCTCCATCAACTCTGCCGAGAAGTGCATCTAAACGACAATCTGTCAATGCACCTTCAAAGGACAGCCTGAAGGTTTTTTCATTGTCATCATTAGATCCTAATGTTGGGGAGTGGACAATGGGCCATGGAATGAAGGACACTATGGAACTTGCAATGAATTTGCAGGCTGAAATGCAAATGTGGTTTTTACGATTTATCGAACTGTCTCTGGATGCTGGTTTTCAAGTGCTGCAGGAGCGTACTGCTGATCGGAGTGGAAAGTCACCTCTAAAGTGTGGCCCAATTGCAGCAGTCTTGTCACAATTGAAGCGAGTCAATGACTGGTTGGATCTTCCAGCACCCAAACGGGACGAACAGCTGACTGAAAAGATTGAACGGTTGAAGCGGAAGATGTATGGATTCGTAATCCAACGTGTAGGGACAACTTTCGAGAACTCCATGTCCCTTGcttcattttga